The following are encoded in a window of Bacillus sp. SORGH_AS_0510 genomic DNA:
- a CDS encoding galactokinase → MNVTSLNKIFLDLFQALPRQAFFAPGRINLIGEHTDYNGGHVFPCAITYGTYAVARKREDQLVRLYSVNFPDKGIIEFDLRELDYEKQHNWANYPKGMIRYIMEAGYEISSGFECAINGNIPNGAGLSSSASIELLTGVLVNGLFHLDIPRLELIKLGKRVENEFIGVNSGIMDQFAIGMGKVDAGILLDCQTLQYEYAPIQLDQHKIIIMNTNKRRELADSKYNERRGECEAALAELQTKLPIEALGQLSEADFDENQFLIKNEIVRKRAKHAVYENVRTLRALEELKAGNLAVFGQLMNQSHISLRDDYEVTGVELDNLVEAAWNQPGVLGARMTGAGFGGCAIAVVANEEVENFIANVGAAYKNKIGYDADFYVASIGDGAKEMEMEALI, encoded by the coding sequence ATGAACGTCACATCGTTAAATAAAATATTCTTAGACTTATTTCAAGCATTACCTAGGCAGGCATTCTTTGCTCCGGGGAGGATTAACTTAATTGGTGAACACACTGATTATAATGGCGGTCATGTTTTTCCATGTGCCATCACCTATGGGACCTATGCTGTTGCAAGAAAGCGTGAGGATCAGCTTGTGCGCCTGTACTCGGTTAACTTTCCTGACAAAGGAATAATCGAATTTGATCTAAGAGAACTAGATTACGAGAAACAACATAATTGGGCGAACTACCCAAAAGGGATGATTCGCTACATCATGGAAGCGGGCTACGAGATTTCATCGGGATTTGAGTGCGCAATCAACGGGAATATTCCGAACGGAGCGGGCTTATCTTCTTCCGCATCCATCGAATTGTTAACAGGTGTTTTAGTCAATGGACTGTTCCATTTAGACATTCCTCGACTTGAATTAATCAAGCTAGGCAAGCGGGTGGAGAATGAATTTATTGGGGTAAATAGCGGAATCATGGACCAATTTGCAATCGGAATGGGCAAGGTGGATGCCGGGATTTTGCTAGATTGCCAAACCCTTCAATATGAATACGCACCGATCCAGCTTGATCAACACAAAATCATTATTATGAATACAAACAAACGCAGAGAATTGGCGGATTCGAAGTATAACGAGCGAAGAGGAGAATGTGAAGCGGCATTGGCAGAGCTTCAGACGAAACTCCCGATTGAAGCGCTCGGCCAGCTTTCAGAAGCAGACTTTGATGAAAATCAATTCTTGATCAAGAATGAAATTGTTCGCAAACGGGCGAAACATGCTGTCTATGAAAATGTCAGAACATTGAGAGCGCTCGAGGAATTAAAGGCAGGAAACCTGGCAGTATTCGGCCAGCTAATGAATCAATCGCATATTTCGTTACGTGACGACTATGAAGTGACAGGCGTGGAACTCGATAATTTAGTAGAAGCAGCGTGGAATCAGCCTGGTGTCCTTGGTGCACGTATGACCGGCGCAGGATTTGGCGGTTGCGCTATTGCGGTTGTGGCCAATGAAGAGGTGGAAAACTTTATTGCCAATGTGGGAGCGGCTTATAAGAACAAAATTGGTTATGACGCGGATTTCTATGTAGCAAGTATTGGTGACGGGGCTAAGGAAATGGAAATGGAGGCGTTAATTTAA
- the galT gene encoding UDP-glucose--hexose-1-phosphate uridylyltransferase, producing the protein MIDQLVQQLIDQALAVQLIDQEDQIYARNQILSLLGLTEFKEVEFVERSSMGIPDLLDEIVNYACQQDVIEDIFDEKEIFSSKIMNCLMARPSTVNQLFFEKYKQDPKTATDYFYELSKNSNYIQMKRIGNNIEYKAATEYGDIDITINLSKPEKDPRSIELERTMKKADYPTCLLCVENEGYAGRIGHPARSNHRMIRLNLLDKTWYLQYSPYVYYNEHCIVLSETHTDMKISRDTFLRLLAFVEQFPHYFVGSNADIPIVGGSILSHDHYQGGQYEFAMAKAEDDWTFKMAGFPQVEGAVVKWPMSVIRLRSEQISELVEAGAYVLAKWKNYIDEQVGIIARTDETPHNTITPIARKKGDRYELDLVLRNNRTNEEHPMGIFHPHADVHHIKKENIGLIEVMGLAVLPARLKDELVEVERFILGNGGEVADYHQSWAEELKARYEAVANEDNVKSLVREEVGKKFLKALEDAGVFKRDEEGTDGFKRFIQSL; encoded by the coding sequence ATGATTGATCAACTAGTGCAACAATTAATCGACCAAGCGTTGGCCGTTCAATTAATCGACCAAGAAGACCAAATCTATGCTCGCAATCAAATTCTTTCTTTACTAGGGTTAACGGAATTTAAAGAAGTGGAGTTTGTCGAGAGAAGCAGCATGGGCATTCCTGACCTGCTTGACGAGATCGTGAACTATGCCTGTCAGCAGGATGTCATAGAGGATATTTTTGACGAAAAGGAAATATTCTCGAGTAAAATCATGAATTGCTTGATGGCCCGCCCCTCAACGGTGAACCAACTCTTCTTTGAAAAATATAAGCAGGATCCTAAGACGGCAACAGATTACTTTTATGAGCTTAGCAAGAATAGTAATTATATCCAGATGAAGCGGATAGGTAACAACATTGAGTATAAGGCAGCGACGGAATATGGTGATATAGATATTACGATCAATCTATCGAAGCCAGAAAAAGATCCGCGCAGCATCGAGCTTGAGAGAACAATGAAAAAAGCGGACTATCCAACCTGCCTGCTTTGTGTGGAAAACGAAGGATATGCTGGCAGAATCGGCCACCCGGCCCGTTCGAATCACCGGATGATTCGATTAAATCTGCTAGACAAGACCTGGTATTTACAGTATTCGCCGTATGTGTATTACAACGAGCATTGTATCGTGTTATCAGAAACACATACAGATATGAAAATCAGCAGGGATACATTTTTACGCTTATTAGCCTTTGTTGAGCAGTTTCCCCATTATTTTGTCGGCTCGAATGCAGATATCCCAATTGTCGGCGGTTCAATCTTATCGCATGATCATTACCAGGGCGGTCAGTATGAATTTGCGATGGCAAAGGCGGAAGATGATTGGACATTTAAGATGGCGGGCTTTCCACAGGTGGAGGGAGCCGTTGTTAAATGGCCGATGTCTGTTATTCGTCTGCGATCTGAGCAAATTAGTGAACTTGTAGAGGCAGGGGCGTATGTTTTAGCCAAATGGAAAAATTACATTGATGAACAGGTCGGAATTATAGCGCGAACAGACGAGACTCCACACAATACGATTACACCGATTGCGCGTAAAAAAGGTGATCGATATGAACTCGATTTAGTTCTTCGCAACAATCGGACAAACGAGGAGCATCCGATGGGAATTTTCCATCCACATGCAGATGTTCACCATATTAAAAAAGAAAACATTGGCTTGATTGAAGTCATGGGACTCGCTGTTTTACCGGCCCGATTAAAGGATGAACTAGTAGAAGTCGAACGATTTATTCTCGGTAATGGCGGCGAGGTTGCGGACTATCATCAAAGCTGGGCGGAAGAATTAAAGGCACGTTATGAAGCAGTTGCGAATGAAGACAATGTGAAATCTCTGGTGAGAGAAGAAGTAGGTAAGAAGTTTCTAAAAGCGTTAGAGGATGCAGGCGTTTTCAAACGAGATGAAGAGGGAACGGATGGATTCAAGCGATTTATCCAATCTTTATAG
- a CDS encoding sensor histidine kinase produces the protein MLFRIRSKLLLYFIVLVVLLSSVGFFFYKSSENLVVEYDDSFERFLLLNDISKRTNLVTEKLHAYILDKEAVYLKDYQREKTKLLKDQSSLYEELDTNDIKLINYKNMIDSFLEESDATIMAFQKEDINQYSYHFNEVMKIASFLQESTLGLLNNKLTDYQQFYNQMERQNHYYKLMSISLFAAAFFLSTLLALWISGGITKPIRLLSQAAKQISKGNLSGEDIKITTKDELKPLTETFNQMRTNLRQLVTEIKQKGELDKLLKELELRSLQNQINPHFLFNTLNTVSKMAYLEEAEHTSRLIEAVAAILRYNLSDFDKASTLRDEVRIVKEYFYIQQTRFGERIQFVTEIDEACLDTEIPSLILQPIIENAFIHGVEAYEANGQIRLHIYRHQDQVHVEVIDNGDGMDETVKKRLLQYVDGAAGAEEPPEKSKEHSNGIGVKNVIRRLQLFYQRNDVVEIESELMKGTNFRLTIPIAAKGGSELVEHSYSG, from the coding sequence ATGCTATTTCGAATTCGGTCCAAATTGCTTCTTTATTTCATCGTATTGGTCGTTTTGCTTTCTTCAGTCGGCTTCTTTTTTTATAAAAGCAGCGAAAATCTCGTCGTAGAATACGATGATAGCTTTGAACGTTTTCTTCTTCTCAATGATATCTCCAAAAGGACCAACTTAGTGACGGAAAAACTGCATGCGTATATTTTAGATAAGGAAGCTGTCTATTTAAAAGACTATCAGAGAGAAAAGACCAAGCTCCTCAAGGATCAAAGCAGCCTGTATGAAGAACTAGACACAAATGATATCAAGCTTATTAACTATAAAAATATGATCGATAGTTTTTTGGAAGAAAGTGATGCGACGATTATGGCCTTCCAAAAAGAAGATATTAACCAATACTCCTATCATTTTAACGAAGTCATGAAAATTGCTTCCTTTTTGCAAGAAAGTACACTGGGTTTGCTAAACAATAAGCTGACTGATTATCAACAATTCTATAATCAGATGGAGAGGCAAAATCATTATTATAAATTAATGTCCATCTCTCTTTTCGCCGCAGCCTTTTTCCTAAGCACCTTGTTAGCATTATGGATTTCGGGCGGTATTACAAAACCGATTCGTTTGTTATCGCAAGCGGCTAAACAAATCTCAAAAGGCAACCTGTCCGGAGAAGATATTAAAATCACCACAAAGGATGAGTTGAAGCCGTTAACTGAAACGTTCAACCAGATGCGGACAAACCTCAGACAATTAGTCACTGAAATTAAACAAAAAGGCGAATTGGATAAGTTGTTAAAAGAGTTAGAGTTAAGGAGTCTTCAAAACCAAATCAATCCTCACTTCTTATTCAATACTTTGAATACGGTTTCAAAGATGGCCTATTTAGAGGAGGCTGAGCATACTTCGCGGTTGATAGAGGCTGTGGCTGCTATACTTCGCTATAACTTAAGTGATTTCGATAAAGCTTCGACCCTAAGGGATGAAGTACGAATTGTTAAAGAGTACTTTTATATTCAACAGACAAGATTTGGTGAACGGATTCAGTTTGTCACAGAGATTGATGAAGCGTGCTTAGATACGGAGATTCCAAGCTTAATCCTCCAGCCAATCATCGAAAATGCCTTTATCCACGGTGTAGAGGCTTATGAAGCAAATGGCCAAATTCGCCTACATATTTATCGTCACCAGGATCAAGTTCACGTCGAGGTAATTGATAATGGAGATGGGATGGACGAAACCGTCAAAAAAAGATTGCTCCAATATGTGGATGGGGCTGCGGGTGCCGAAGAACCACCTGAAAAGTCAAAAGAGCATTCAAATGGAATTGGTGTGAAAAACGTCATAAGAAGACTGCAACTTTTTTACCAGAGAAATGACGTGGTTGAAATTGAATCAGAGCTAATGAAGGGGACTAATTTTAGACTGACCATTCCTATTGCGGCAAAAGGGGGAAGCGAGCTTGTTGAACATTCTTATAGTGGATGA
- a CDS encoding sugar-binding protein, with protein sequence MSRLSLAAYTFGVLLFIVSCTLSVFYGYKVVTHHLPVEKKVHEPYKYHFVLVPEELDNEYWRLVESGAKDAAKKYGVLLEYTGPKQTNIDDHLKTIEMAAASKVDGILTQGLIDEQFTPLINRVIADGTPVITVDTDAPNSLRLAYIGTDNYYSGYLAGKALITDTNGKANVAIITGNFFANHQQLRVKGFQDAVKEEPGIHIVDIQQSEISTVKAAEKANQLLKDHPEINAFYGTSALDGIGIAQVIEKYKKQREVYVIGFDTLPETLDYIRRGTIKATVVQQPYEMGYRAVKMMIDIIEGKTVSQVVHTETRVMRIGDLPVSGMRNKEDNN encoded by the coding sequence TTGAGCAGGTTATCCTTGGCAGCGTATACATTTGGTGTTTTATTATTTATTGTGAGTTGCACTTTGTCGGTTTTTTATGGATATAAGGTGGTTACCCATCATTTGCCCGTCGAGAAAAAGGTACATGAACCTTATAAATATCACTTTGTCCTTGTTCCGGAAGAGCTAGATAACGAGTATTGGAGACTTGTTGAAAGCGGAGCAAAGGACGCCGCCAAAAAATATGGTGTGCTACTGGAATACACGGGGCCGAAACAGACAAATATTGACGACCATTTAAAGACCATTGAAATGGCAGCTGCATCTAAAGTGGATGGTATTTTAACACAAGGGTTAATTGATGAACAATTTACGCCGTTAATAAATCGGGTTATAGCTGATGGAACACCAGTTATTACGGTGGATACAGATGCCCCAAATAGTCTGCGATTAGCCTATATTGGGACAGACAATTATTACTCAGGATACTTGGCTGGAAAAGCATTAATAACCGACACAAACGGTAAAGCCAATGTAGCTATTATTACCGGGAACTTTTTTGCAAACCATCAGCAATTGCGCGTGAAGGGTTTCCAGGACGCGGTAAAAGAAGAACCTGGAATCCATATCGTCGACATCCAGCAATCCGAAATCAGTACGGTAAAAGCGGCAGAAAAGGCCAATCAACTTCTAAAAGATCATCCCGAAATCAATGCCTTTTATGGGACCAGTGCTCTTGATGGAATCGGAATTGCACAGGTCATTGAGAAATATAAAAAACAAAGAGAAGTGTACGTGATTGGATTTGATACACTGCCCGAAACCCTAGATTATATTCGAAGAGGAACAATCAAGGCGACCGTTGTACAACAACCCTATGAAATGGGATACAGAGCAGTGAAAATGATGATTGACATAATCGAAGGTAAAACAGTCTCTCAGGTTGTTCATACAGAAACAAGAGTTATGAGAATCGGTGATTTACCCGTAAGCGGTATGCGCAACAAGGAGGACAACAACTAA
- a CDS encoding response regulator: MLNILIVDDEVIERKALTKIINGSLKDVTVIGEAPNGRKAIEMANEHRPDIIFMDIKMPGVDGVQAVKEIRKMDPGIRFIMVSAFNTFEYAKEVMQQGVKEYILKPSSKQDILEAVERVSSEILEERKQKEEQQSLRDNLERAVSIAQKEWVSSLLVNSVQDITFDEWGQLLGVEITSGYIMLLSLQPTGHAELSASDKQNWYQWLKEIQKVVVINEEMIIGPLTDSQVPVLFLCKKTAEKTNFKASAQAIIEKLYSLFQKESFPAVLRIGVGLLYNQAHELNQSYHEAVLALKQLLKTPNRKYIIGVKQGASPESVESGVLEVEKKLLEAVRQGDVNQVLYIFDTFVAKHADNKNVKTELVKKSFEELFILISRMLHDLGIDYERTPAIDEAEDSRVIFEKGKAHLLAVVHQVQVWRNNHAKGMLHKAKEYIEQHYANSITLESVAEFVELSPYYLSKLFKDRFGMTFIDYLTEIRIQHAKTAIVDHGKSLKEICYSVGYKDPNYFSRVFKKQTGLSPSEFRKATVSL; this comes from the coding sequence TTGTTGAACATTCTTATAGTGGATGATGAAGTCATTGAGCGCAAGGCCTTAACGAAAATCATTAACGGTTCTTTGAAGGACGTCACAGTGATTGGGGAGGCTCCCAATGGCAGGAAGGCGATAGAAATGGCGAACGAGCATCGGCCAGATATTATTTTTATGGATATAAAAATGCCTGGTGTAGATGGCGTTCAAGCGGTGAAAGAGATTAGAAAAATGGACCCTGGGATTCGCTTTATCATGGTTTCTGCCTTTAATACCTTTGAATATGCCAAAGAAGTGATGCAGCAGGGTGTGAAAGAATACATTCTAAAACCAAGCAGTAAACAAGATATTTTGGAAGCAGTGGAACGGGTCTCTAGTGAAATCTTAGAGGAACGAAAACAGAAAGAAGAACAGCAGAGCTTAAGAGACAACCTGGAGCGTGCCGTATCCATCGCGCAAAAAGAGTGGGTTTCCTCTTTATTAGTGAATTCTGTTCAAGATATTACGTTTGATGAATGGGGTCAATTATTAGGGGTGGAGATTACTTCAGGATATATTATGCTTCTCTCCCTGCAGCCTACGGGACATGCCGAATTATCAGCCAGCGACAAACAGAATTGGTATCAGTGGCTAAAAGAGATTCAGAAAGTAGTAGTAATAAATGAAGAAATGATAATTGGGCCCCTTACAGATTCCCAAGTGCCCGTTTTATTTTTATGTAAAAAGACAGCTGAGAAAACGAACTTTAAAGCGAGTGCACAGGCGATTATTGAAAAGTTGTATAGTCTTTTTCAAAAAGAATCTTTTCCTGCAGTGCTGCGAATTGGGGTGGGTCTTCTCTACAATCAAGCACATGAGCTAAATCAATCCTATCATGAAGCCGTATTAGCTCTAAAGCAATTGTTAAAAACACCGAATCGCAAATACATCATTGGTGTTAAGCAAGGGGCATCTCCGGAATCCGTGGAATCTGGTGTGCTTGAGGTGGAGAAAAAATTGCTAGAGGCGGTTCGTCAGGGGGATGTGAATCAGGTTTTATACATATTTGATACATTCGTAGCCAAGCATGCTGACAATAAAAACGTGAAGACAGAACTAGTGAAAAAGTCCTTCGAGGAGTTGTTTATTCTCATCTCACGTATGCTTCATGATTTAGGAATCGACTATGAACGAACTCCTGCAATCGACGAGGCGGAGGATAGTAGGGTGATTTTTGAAAAAGGGAAAGCCCATTTATTAGCTGTCGTCCATCAAGTTCAGGTCTGGAGAAATAATCATGCAAAAGGCATGTTGCATAAGGCAAAGGAATATATTGAACAGCATTACGCCAATTCTATTACATTAGAATCAGTGGCTGAATTTGTGGAACTAAGCCCGTACTATTTAAGCAAGTTATTTAAAGATCGTTTTGGAATGACGTTTATTGATTATCTGACAGAAATAAGAATCCAGCACGCGAAAACGGCGATTGTTGATCATGGAAAAAGCTTAAAAGAAATTTGCTACTCCGTCGGCTACAAAGACCCGAATTACTTCAGCCGTGTTTTCAAAAAGCAAACCGGCTTATCGCCATCAGAATTCCGGAAAGCAACGGTTAGTCTATAA
- the galE gene encoding UDP-glucose 4-epimerase GalE: MSILVLGGAGYVGSHAVYQLKDQGFEVVVVDNLQTGHRDAIHPEARFYEGDIRNREFLRAVFEKENIEAILHFAANSLVGESMTEPLKYFDNNVFGTQVVLEMMKEFGVKYIVFSSTAAVYGEQKVVPITEEAATIPTNTYGETKLAMEKMMAWCEKAFDLKYVSLRYFNVASARSDGQIGEDHNPETHLIPVVLEAALGKREAVTIFGDDYDTADGTCVRDYIHVEDLIDAHILALRYLQKGGESNVFNLGSSQGFSVKEIVETAKGVTGINIPVKMGDRRSGDPSTLIASSEKAKQVLGWNPSRTSIHEIIKNAWNWHQHHPNGYQK, from the coding sequence ATGAGTATTCTCGTATTAGGTGGGGCGGGTTATGTAGGTTCCCACGCTGTTTACCAGTTAAAGGATCAAGGCTTTGAAGTGGTGGTTGTCGATAACTTGCAAACCGGGCATCGAGACGCTATTCATCCCGAGGCACGCTTTTACGAAGGGGATATCCGTAACCGGGAGTTTTTACGAGCTGTTTTTGAAAAAGAAAACATCGAGGCAATTCTACATTTTGCTGCGAACTCCCTAGTTGGTGAGTCGATGACTGAGCCGTTAAAATACTTCGATAATAATGTGTTCGGAACGCAAGTAGTTCTGGAAATGATGAAGGAGTTTGGCGTAAAGTACATCGTGTTTTCCTCAACGGCTGCTGTCTATGGCGAGCAAAAGGTAGTGCCGATTACAGAAGAGGCGGCAACGATTCCAACGAATACGTATGGTGAAACTAAGCTCGCAATGGAAAAAATGATGGCTTGGTGCGAAAAGGCATTTGATCTTAAGTATGTCTCGCTTAGATATTTTAACGTGGCATCGGCTCGAAGCGATGGGCAAATTGGCGAGGATCATAATCCGGAAACGCACCTCATTCCGGTTGTATTGGAAGCAGCCTTAGGAAAAAGAGAAGCAGTGACCATTTTTGGCGATGATTATGACACAGCAGACGGGACATGTGTCCGTGACTATATTCATGTCGAAGACTTAATAGATGCGCACATACTAGCCCTCCGTTACCTGCAAAAGGGCGGGGAGAGTAATGTGTTTAATCTTGGCAGCAGCCAGGGTTTTTCAGTAAAGGAAATTGTTGAAACAGCAAAAGGGGTAACAGGAATCAATATTCCAGTCAAAATGGGTGATCGACGCTCAGGTGATCCTAGTACGTTAATTGCCTCCTCGGAAAAAGCGAAGCAAGTGCTTGGGTGGAATCCATCGAGAACCTCCATCCATGAAATCATTAAAAATGCCTGGAACTGGCATCAGCATCACCCTAATGGCTATCAAAAATAG
- the mglB gene encoding galactose/glucose ABC transporter substrate-binding protein MglB, which yields MLKKKKGLVLSLTVASSILLAAGCSSSTSGSDSGKGKDGGLPAVGATIYKFDDNFMSYVRRAMEDSAKGKVKLMLNDSQNDQAKQIEQVDTLIAKGAKSLAINLVDPKAAQTIIDKAKPKNIPVIFFNKEPDASVLAGYDKAYYVGTTSSESGVIQGELIAKAWEANKDKWDKNKDGKIQYVLLKGEPGHPDAEARTKYAIDTVKEKGIQVEELAMDTAMWDATKATEKMDAWLAKYNDKIEFVIANNDGMALGAIASLEKGGYFSGDKFMPVVGVDAIPEALEMIEKGKMVGTVLNDAKNQGKATIELATNAAKGKDVLDGTEWKLDDKKAVRVPYVEVTKDNIQVGKDAYK from the coding sequence ATGCTTAAGAAGAAAAAAGGGTTGGTTCTATCTTTAACAGTTGCATCTAGTATTCTATTAGCCGCAGGCTGCAGTAGCTCAACAAGCGGTTCTGATTCTGGCAAAGGTAAGGACGGCGGTCTACCAGCTGTTGGTGCAACCATCTACAAATTTGATGACAACTTCATGTCCTATGTACGTCGTGCAATGGAAGATTCAGCTAAAGGTAAAGTAAAACTTATGCTAAATGACTCACAAAACGACCAGGCAAAACAAATTGAGCAAGTAGATACATTGATTGCAAAGGGTGCAAAATCTCTAGCTATCAACCTAGTAGATCCAAAAGCAGCTCAAACCATCATTGATAAAGCAAAACCAAAGAATATTCCAGTTATCTTTTTTAACAAAGAGCCAGATGCAAGTGTACTAGCAGGCTACGATAAAGCTTACTATGTAGGAACAACTTCATCTGAATCAGGTGTTATCCAAGGTGAATTGATTGCTAAGGCTTGGGAAGCAAATAAGGATAAGTGGGACAAAAATAAAGACGGCAAAATCCAATACGTTCTATTAAAAGGTGAGCCAGGACATCCAGATGCAGAAGCACGTACAAAGTATGCAATTGATACTGTAAAAGAAAAAGGCATCCAAGTAGAAGAGTTAGCCATGGACACAGCTATGTGGGATGCAACTAAAGCTACTGAAAAAATGGATGCTTGGTTAGCGAAATACAATGACAAAATTGAATTCGTGATCGCTAACAACGATGGTATGGCATTAGGTGCCATTGCCTCTCTTGAAAAGGGCGGATATTTCTCCGGCGACAAGTTCATGCCAGTTGTAGGTGTTGACGCGATTCCTGAAGCATTAGAAATGATTGAAAAAGGCAAGATGGTTGGTACTGTGTTAAATGACGCGAAAAACCAAGGTAAAGCAACCATTGAACTTGCTACAAATGCAGCAAAAGGTAAGGACGTATTAGACGGAACAGAATGGAAGCTTGACGACAAGAAAGCAGTTCGTGTTCCTTACGTGGAAGTAACAAAAGACAACATCCAAGTTGGTAAAGACGCATACAAATAA
- a CDS encoding LacI family DNA-binding transcriptional regulator, producing MATIKDIAQMAGVSIATVSRVLNYDTSLSVSDETKKRIFEVAEELSYKKKSVRKQESGKIALLQWYTEKEELEDLYYMSIRLGVENRCRHHGIQVEKYFQDNLADLKEDDEIQGLIAIGKFSSKQVSELEKRTKNLVFVDTSPDEERFDSVVIDFEKATKKVLDHFIEKGHTNIGYIGGKEVFKDKTSAIEDAREKTFKQYLGEKGLLNEAFMYNGSFSVDDGSRLMKQAIKDHGDQLPTAFFAGNDSIAVGALRALLEEGIAVPERVNIIGINDISISKYVFPSLSTVKVYTEHMGETAVDTLLERIEGRKIAKKIYITTQLVLRNSSF from the coding sequence ATGGCAACTATTAAAGACATTGCACAAATGGCGGGGGTTTCGATTGCTACCGTGTCACGAGTGTTGAATTATGACACCTCGCTTTCAGTCAGCGATGAAACAAAAAAGCGGATTTTTGAAGTAGCAGAGGAACTTTCCTATAAAAAGAAGTCCGTGCGAAAGCAGGAGTCAGGAAAGATTGCGCTTCTGCAATGGTATACGGAAAAAGAGGAACTAGAGGATTTATATTATATGTCCATTCGTCTTGGCGTCGAAAATCGCTGCCGACATCACGGGATTCAGGTAGAAAAGTACTTTCAGGATAATCTAGCAGATTTAAAGGAAGATGACGAGATTCAAGGGCTGATTGCGATTGGAAAATTTAGCAGTAAGCAAGTGAGTGAATTGGAAAAGCGAACAAAGAACCTCGTGTTTGTGGATACCTCTCCAGATGAGGAACGGTTTGATTCCGTTGTGATTGATTTTGAAAAGGCAACGAAGAAAGTGCTGGATCATTTCATTGAAAAAGGGCATACGAACATTGGCTATATTGGCGGCAAAGAGGTGTTTAAGGACAAAACCTCTGCGATAGAGGATGCAAGGGAAAAGACATTTAAGCAATACTTGGGAGAAAAGGGATTGTTAAATGAAGCGTTCATGTACAATGGCTCTTTTTCCGTGGATGATGGCAGTAGGCTGATGAAACAAGCGATTAAGGACCATGGAGACCAGCTGCCAACGGCCTTTTTTGCGGGGAATGATTCGATTGCTGTCGGCGCATTGCGTGCATTGCTAGAGGAAGGAATCGCTGTCCCGGAGCGAGTGAACATTATTGGGATTAACGATATCAGCATTTCGAAATATGTGTTTCCGTCATTAAGCACGGTAAAGGTCTACACGGAGCACATGGGTGAAACCGCCGTAGATACCTTGCTTGAAAGAATCGAAGGTAGAAAAATCGCTAAGAAAATCTACATCACAACCCAGCTTGTCCTAAGGAACAGCAGCTTCTAA
- a CDS encoding aldose epimerase family protein, which yields MEILERWVGQYQDEMVREYSLVNDSGMTVSCLNFGCVITKILVPDRQGKFENVVLGFDEFEDYLDLSPYFGAVVGRVAGRIQEARFELDGKEYKLAENEPPNHLHGGKKGFNSVVWNTEKIVEENQVGLRFFYLSPDGEEGYPGNLETTVTYVLNNKNELIISYHGKTDKKTLVNLTNHSYFNLSGNLKKDCADHILRLDSDRFLELGADLIPTGRVLPSRNTPFDFKHGRRLSSGIQSSHPQNVLVGKGYDHPLVFTIEGENTVMLSDEESGRSLLVTTDQPCVVVYTSNFLEGPYSISGVRARNYLGVCLETQGFPDAVHQPEFPTVILDPEDLYYSTTKYRFFSKTVGV from the coding sequence ATGGAAATACTAGAAAGATGGGTCGGACAGTATCAGGATGAAATGGTCAGGGAATATTCCCTTGTGAACGATTCAGGCATGACGGTTTCATGCCTGAATTTCGGATGTGTGATCACGAAAATTTTGGTTCCTGACCGTCAAGGGAAGTTTGAGAATGTGGTGCTTGGGTTTGACGAATTCGAGGATTATTTGGATTTATCGCCCTACTTTGGTGCAGTGGTTGGCCGGGTAGCAGGGAGAATTCAAGAAGCACGCTTTGAACTGGATGGGAAGGAATACAAGCTGGCGGAAAATGAGCCGCCTAACCATTTACATGGGGGCAAAAAGGGCTTCAATTCTGTGGTATGGAACACAGAGAAAATCGTGGAAGAAAATCAGGTTGGATTAAGATTTTTCTATTTGAGCCCGGATGGTGAAGAAGGGTATCCTGGCAATTTAGAAACAACAGTGACCTATGTTCTAAACAATAAAAATGAGCTGATTATCTCCTATCATGGGAAAACTGACAAAAAGACGCTAGTCAATTTAACCAATCATTCTTATTTTAATTTAAGCGGCAACCTCAAAAAGGATTGTGCCGACCACATTCTTCGATTAGATAGCGACCGCTTTTTAGAGTTAGGGGCTGATTTGATTCCGACTGGGCGGGTGCTACCATCGCGAAATACTCCTTTTGATTTCAAGCACGGCAGAAGACTGAGTTCGGGGATTCAATCCTCTCATCCACAGAATGTCCTTGTGGGGAAAGGCTACGACCATCCGCTTGTTTTTACAATTGAGGGTGAGAATACGGTCATGCTGAGCGATGAGGAAAGTGGCCGTTCATTGCTTGTGACGACAGATCAACCATGTGTTGTTGTGTATACGTCAAACTTTTTGGAAGGACCTTATTCCATATCGGGTGTCCGAGCAAGAAACTATTTGGGTGTTTGTCTGGAAACTCAAGGATTTCCTGATGCCGTTCATCAGCCTGAATTTCCAACTGTCATCTTGGACCCAGAAGATTTATACTATTCTACAACGAAGTATCGTTTTTTTTCTAAAACAGTAGGAGTTTGA